A region of Anaerobaca lacustris DNA encodes the following proteins:
- a CDS encoding nucleotidyltransferase domain-containing protein, translating to MVKVCDEVIGQMAREIARQIEPERIVLFGSWARGQADADSDVDLLVVEREPFGPQRSRRQEAARIWRCLSPFRVPADVLVYSVAEVDRWKDCRQHVIARALREGRVLYESA from the coding sequence ATGGTCAAGGTGTGCGACGAAGTGATTGGGCAGATGGCGCGAGAGATCGCCCGGCAGATCGAGCCGGAGCGGATCGTGTTGTTCGGCTCGTGGGCCCGTGGGCAGGCCGATGCCGATTCGGACGTCGACCTCCTGGTCGTCGAGCGCGAGCCGTTCGGCCCGCAGCGGAGCCGCCGCCAGGAGGCCGCACGGATCTGGCGGTGCCTCTCGCCGTTTCGCGTGCCGGCCGATGTCCTGGTCTACTCCGTAGCCGAGGTTGACCGATGGAAGGACTGCCGCCAGCATGTCATCGCCCGGGCCCTGCGCGAGGGAAGAGTCCTGTATGAGTCCGCCTGA
- a CDS encoding HEPN domain-containing protein, protein MSPPEMPRELLALARRDYEAALILAHAENPQKDAAGFHLQQSVEKSLKAWLALRGIDYPRTHDLNVLLGLLEDQDEEVGPYWPLLELNPFAVQFRYELPGEEFPNFEQLARLSEQLLMHVESIA, encoded by the coding sequence ATGAGTCCGCCTGAAATGCCAAGAGAGCTGCTTGCGCTGGCGAGAAGGGACTACGAAGCCGCGCTAATCCTTGCCCACGCGGAGAATCCACAGAAAGATGCGGCGGGCTTCCATCTGCAACAGAGCGTCGAGAAGTCCTTGAAGGCGTGGCTGGCTCTCAGGGGGATCGACTATCCGAGGACCCACGACCTCAACGTCCTGCTCGGGCTGCTCGAAGATCAGGACGAAGAGGTCGGGCCGTACTGGCCGCTGCTGGAGCTAAACCCCTTTGCCGTTCAGTTTCGCTACGAGTTGCCCGGCGAAGAATTCCCGAACTTCGAGCAACTCGCACGCCTGAGCGAGCAACTCCTGAT